In a single window of the Bufo bufo chromosome 5, aBufBuf1.1, whole genome shotgun sequence genome:
- the LOC121002428 gene encoding mRNA decay activator protein ZFP36L2-like codes for MDLQEEMVKMLLELSNSMDIFSSISPPLGETQLDSPFPAPKGTGPSLRYKTELCNRYAETGFCAYRNRCQFAHGLSDLRPPFQHPKYKTELCRSFHILGTCTYGPRCLFIHGHSEKREVPDTISLRQRRPLPFYSKKQCRLWRSPAGCPYGSNCLFQHPHAVRDICRHYAALGVCPYGVHCLFKHTPPPDRWGTGSNAGSGSLSPSESDAETGNDLFTAASANNAFNFSSLLLPLALKLEILGEDDISVNGRNVTDNENSQEMQSF; via the exons ATGGACCTGCAGGAGGAGATGGTGAAG ATGTTACTGGAACTCTCAAACAGCATGGACATCTTCTCTTCCATCAGTCCACCTCTAGGTGAAACACAACTTGATTCACCCTTCCCTGCACCTAAAGGCACAGGACCCTCCTTGCGATACAAGACTGAGCTTTGCAACCGATATGCTGAGACTGGCTTTTGTGCTTACAGAAACCGCTGCCAATTTGCCCATGGCTTGAGCGATCTCCGCCCGCCATTCCAGCACCCAAAGTACAAGACTGAACTCTGCCGTTCTTTTCACATCCTTGGCACATGCACTTATGGTCCTCGCTGCCTATTCATACATGGCCATAGCGAGAAGAGGGAAGTACCAGATACAATCAGTCTCAGACAGCGGCGCCCACTACCTTTCTACAGCAAAAAGCAATGCCGCCTTTGGCGCTCACCTGCAGGCTGTCCTTACGGATCGAATTGCCTCTTTCAGCACCCACATGCTGTTCGCGACATCTGCCGTCACTATGCAGCACTTGGCGTTTGCCCATATGGTGTCCACTGTCTGTTTAAGCACACCCCACCTCCAGACCGTTGGGGAACGGGAAGTAATGCTGGAAGTGGGTCGCTTTCCCCATCAGAATCCGATGCTGAAACTGGGAATGACCTTTTCACTGCGGCCTCCGCCAACAATGCTTTTAACTTTTCAAGTCTGCTCTTGCCACTCGCACTGAAGCTAGAGATCCTGGGAGAAGACGACATCTCTGTAAATGGtcggaatgtaacagacaatgagAATTCCCAGGAAATGCAAAGTTTTTGA